One genomic segment of Paenibacillus sp. FSL H8-0332 includes these proteins:
- a CDS encoding ABC transporter ATP-binding protein, translating to MKDNGFEPEQVLTRVLWMVLIAAVVFLCTFLWRNIIIANGRNLECYIREELYRHFLRLSPGFFSSRKTGDLIAYAINDISAVRMTFGPATAMSFNGIVICISSVYFMFASVSPSLTLITLSPLPFIILLMLFSGRKVKTRFRIVQKQFGTVSDKVQENISGIRVIKAYVQERPEMEKFSELSSRMKQANLDLIRISAALPAMVEFGFAVCFVMNLMFGGRMVLRGEISIGDFVAFNGYLSLIVSPIVSIGRIITIVQGGVASLGRLNDILRVQPEILELPHAVRTQPEGSLELRNLTFYYEGSEVPALQDISLVLPKGHTLGIIGRTGSGKSTLVSLLFRFFGVKPGHILLDGRDLNDYALDSLREGLGVVPQDTFVFAASVTDNIVLFKDGYTDADVQHAAALSQIAASIEKLPDGYDTQLGERGVNLSGGQKQRLAIARALIRKPAVLILDDALSAVDAVTEGQILNSLRQTRKGKSNILISHRVSGIMEADEIIVLDKGRIAERGTHEQLLKKGGMYYDIYTGQLDEEGVCETEKV from the coding sequence ATGAAGGATAATGGTTTTGAGCCGGAGCAGGTGCTGACCCGGGTGCTGTGGATGGTGCTGATTGCGGCTGTCGTCTTCCTCTGCACCTTCCTCTGGAGAAACATCATTATCGCGAACGGCCGGAACCTGGAATGTTACATACGGGAGGAGCTGTACCGGCATTTCCTCAGACTCTCCCCCGGCTTCTTCAGCAGCCGCAAGACCGGCGACCTGATCGCTTATGCCATCAATGACATCTCAGCGGTGCGCATGACCTTCGGTCCGGCCACGGCTATGTCTTTTAACGGAATTGTTATCTGTATCTCCTCGGTCTACTTCATGTTCGCGTCAGTCAGCCCCAGTCTCACCCTGATTACCCTCTCCCCGCTCCCCTTCATCATCCTGCTGATGCTCTTCAGCGGCCGCAAGGTTAAGACCCGGTTCCGGATCGTTCAGAAACAGTTCGGCACTGTCTCTGACAAGGTTCAAGAGAATATTTCCGGCATCCGCGTCATCAAGGCTTATGTGCAGGAACGTCCGGAAATGGAGAAATTCAGTGAGCTGAGCAGCCGGATGAAGCAGGCCAACCTCGATCTGATCAGAATCTCCGCCGCTCTGCCCGCGATGGTCGAGTTCGGCTTCGCCGTCTGTTTCGTAATGAATCTGATGTTTGGCGGCCGGATGGTGCTGCGGGGAGAGATCAGTATCGGTGACTTTGTCGCTTTTAACGGGTATCTCAGCCTGATTGTAAGTCCCATAGTGTCGATTGGCCGGATCATCACCATTGTTCAGGGCGGGGTCGCTTCCCTCGGAAGACTGAATGACATTCTGCGGGTTCAGCCGGAGATACTGGAGTTGCCCCACGCTGTACGCACGCAGCCGGAAGGCTCCCTGGAGCTGCGCAATCTGACTTTCTATTATGAAGGCTCTGAGGTTCCGGCGCTGCAGGATATCTCGCTTGTTCTGCCTAAAGGCCACACACTGGGCATCATCGGCCGCACCGGCTCCGGCAAAAGCACCCTGGTCTCCCTGCTCTTCCGCTTCTTTGGCGTGAAGCCGGGGCACATCCTGCTGGATGGACGGGATCTTAACGATTATGCGCTGGATAGCCTGCGGGAAGGACTCGGTGTTGTGCCGCAGGATACCTTCGTGTTCGCCGCTTCCGTGACGGACAATATCGTCCTGTTCAAAGACGGCTATACAGACGCGGATGTGCAACATGCCGCAGCGCTGAGCCAAATCGCCGCAAGTATCGAGAAGCTCCCGGATGGCTATGATACCCAGCTGGGTGAACGCGGCGTGAACCTGTCCGGCGGGCAGAAGCAGCGGCTGGCCATTGCAAGAGCGCTGATCCGGAAGCCGGCGGTTCTGATTCTGGACGATGCGCTGTCAGCAGTCGATGCCGTAACGGAAGGACAGATTCTGAACAGCCTGCGGCAGACCCGCAAGGGCAAGAGCAATATCCTGATCTCGCACCGGGTCTCAGGCATTATGGAAGCCGACGAGATCATTGTGCTCGATAAAGGGCGTATCGCCGAACGGGGCACCCATGAGCAGCTACTGAAGAAAGGAGGGATGTACTATGACATCTATACCGGACAGCTTGACGAAGAAGGAGTCTGCGAGACGGAAAAAGTCTGA
- a CDS encoding ABC transporter ATP-binding protein has product MTSIPDSLTKKESARRKKSEAGAMKLLLRLSAPYKFQLLLACLCVVIVNGAFLIQPLILQRVIDHFLIGRAAQSGLDSIGGLALLYVAVASAGGIFSYLQALIAGKAGQSLIHELRVRVFSIIERLPLPYLDRTSSGRLITRATNDTAEISELYTDVVISLVKDVLLLLGIIYAMLLLSPPLTLVSFTVIPVMAFLVLFIKNKIKKNFFHMKHYIGQINGFFAESLSGMRVIQSFRAEKEKEDQFLKLNGEYFKTTLIQVRLNSVLKPASDMFQSLAVAILVWYSIGRISGGTLQIGVLFAFTTYIRQFFAPISDLADKYTSIQSALVSTERIFELIREEDRLEQPDRGLPMERLHGTIEFRHVWFSYNDDDWVLKDVSFVIGKGQTAAFIGETGAGKTTIISLINGFYRVQKGEVLIDGVNVNDIRLNDLRRNISVVLQDVFLFSGSIRDNITLGDDIAEESVQEALQASCAEEFVLSSPGGLDEPVTERGGTLSAGQRQLISFARAIAHNPAIFVLDEATANIDTYTEKLIQKAIDNAASGRTTLIIAHRLSTIAEADLILAMKEGRIAEAGSPSELLKRGGYYAELLEESRSHIMTS; this is encoded by the coding sequence ATGACATCTATACCGGACAGCTTGACGAAGAAGGAGTCTGCGAGACGGAAAAAGTCTGAAGCGGGCGCTATGAAGCTGCTGCTGCGGTTATCCGCCCCTTATAAGTTCCAGCTCCTCCTTGCATGTCTGTGCGTGGTGATTGTAAACGGAGCTTTCCTGATCCAGCCGCTTATTCTACAGCGTGTCATCGACCACTTCCTGATTGGACGCGCCGCTCAAAGCGGATTGGATTCGATTGGAGGCTTAGCGCTGCTCTATGTGGCGGTAGCTTCGGCCGGGGGAATCTTCTCGTATCTCCAGGCGCTGATTGCCGGAAAAGCGGGACAGAGCCTGATCCATGAGCTGCGGGTACGGGTATTCTCTATCATTGAACGGCTACCGCTTCCGTATCTGGACCGTACCTCCTCCGGAAGGCTCATTACGCGGGCTACCAACGACACCGCTGAGATCAGCGAATTATATACGGATGTGGTCATCTCACTGGTCAAGGACGTACTGCTGCTGCTGGGGATCATCTACGCCATGCTGCTGCTAAGCCCGCCGCTTACGCTGGTTTCGTTTACCGTCATTCCCGTGATGGCCTTCCTGGTCCTCTTCATTAAGAACAAAATTAAAAAGAACTTCTTCCATATGAAGCACTATATCGGACAGATTAACGGTTTCTTTGCCGAGAGTCTCTCCGGGATGCGGGTCATTCAGAGCTTCCGCGCCGAAAAGGAAAAAGAGGATCAATTCCTGAAGCTGAACGGGGAATATTTCAAAACCACCCTGATTCAGGTGCGCCTTAACAGTGTACTGAAGCCGGCTTCGGATATGTTCCAGAGTCTGGCCGTTGCCATTCTGGTCTGGTACAGCATTGGCCGAATCTCCGGCGGCACCCTGCAGATCGGCGTACTGTTTGCGTTCACCACGTATATCAGGCAGTTCTTCGCGCCCATCTCCGATCTGGCTGACAAATATACGTCTATACAATCTGCCCTTGTATCCACCGAGCGCATCTTTGAGCTAATCCGTGAGGAGGACCGCCTGGAGCAGCCGGACCGCGGCTTGCCGATGGAACGCCTGCACGGTACCATTGAGTTCCGCCATGTCTGGTTCTCTTACAATGATGACGACTGGGTGTTGAAGGATGTAAGCTTCGTGATCGGTAAAGGACAGACTGCCGCCTTCATCGGAGAGACCGGAGCGGGCAAAACGACAATTATCAGCCTGATCAACGGCTTCTACCGCGTGCAGAAAGGCGAAGTTCTGATTGACGGCGTCAATGTGAACGACATCCGGCTGAATGATCTGCGGCGGAACATTTCCGTCGTCCTCCAGGATGTTTTCCTGTTCTCCGGCTCGATCCGCGACAACATCACCCTCGGTGATGACATCGCGGAGGAGAGCGTGCAGGAGGCGCTACAGGCCTCCTGCGCAGAAGAGTTCGTGCTGAGTTCGCCTGGAGGCCTCGACGAGCCTGTAACCGAGCGGGGCGGCACCCTGTCCGCAGGCCAGCGCCAGCTCATCTCCTTCGCCCGGGCGATCGCCCATAATCCTGCGATCTTCGTGCTGGATGAAGCTACCGCCAACATCGACACGTATACTGAGAAGCTGATTCAGAAGGCGATCGACAATGCGGCCAGCGGCAGAACAACACTGATTATCGCCCACCGGCTATCCACCATTGCCGAAGCGGATCTTATCCTTGCGATGAAGGAAGGCCGGATCGCCGAAGCTGGCTCGCCCAGCGAGCTGCTGAAGCGTGGCGGATATTACGCCGAGCTGCTGGAGGAGAGCAGGAGTCATATTATGACCTCCTGA
- the nrdI gene encoding class Ib ribonucleoside-diphosphate reductase assembly flavoprotein NrdI has protein sequence MLIAYDSKTGNVRRFINKLKLPAVQIEEHMMIDEPYVLVTYTTGFGQIPAKVATFLEQNHSRLKGIAASGNKNWGELYAHSADLIAQRYNVPVVGKFELSGTFGDVQRIKQEVDRVAAY, from the coding sequence ATGTTGATTGCTTACGATTCCAAGACCGGCAACGTTAGAAGGTTCATCAATAAGCTGAAGCTTCCCGCTGTTCAAATCGAAGAGCATATGATGATCGACGAGCCTTACGTGCTTGTTACATACACCACCGGATTTGGACAGATTCCAGCGAAGGTGGCTACGTTCCTTGAGCAGAATCATTCCAGACTCAAGGGTATTGCCGCGAGCGGCAACAAAAACTGGGGTGAGCTATACGCGCACAGCGCAGATCTGATTGCACAGCGTTACAACGTACCTGTTGTCGGCAAGTTTGAATTGTCGGGAACATTTGGTGATGTACAGCGCATAAAACAGGAGGTGGACCGGGTTGCGGCATATTGA
- the nrdE gene encoding class 1b ribonucleoside-diphosphate reductase subunit alpha, translated as MRHIELNNMLMKRDESGFFQLDKDQEAVAEFMRDVERRSLTFTTTKAKIDYMIANDYYEDLYDRYSAAEMEDVYRIAHEYNFRFPSYMAASKFYTDYAVKSNDRKQYLEHYPDRVAVVALHLGRGNVETARTLARSMMEQRLQPATPTFLNAGKSRRGEMVSCFLLEMDDSLNSINYVLNTCMQLSKIGGGVAVNLSKLRSRGETIKGVEDAAKGIMPVLKLMEDGFSYADQMGQRKGSGAAYYNIFGWDVLEFLDSKKINADERTRLKTLSIGLIVPNRFYKLAQDNQPLHVFAPYTVYQAYGTHLDDMDLDVMYDTLLADPRVKKRIAMSARDMLTKIAMIQLESGYPYIMNKSNANAAHALRNVGQIKMSNLCTEIFQLQETSEINDYGQQDEIRRDISCNLASLNIVNVMEHGKIRESVHEGMLALTAVSDMTTVSNAPGVAKANKEMHSVGLGVMNLHGYFAKNKVAYESEQARDFARTFFMTMNYHSIEKSMEIAAETGETFYGFEQSDYASGVYFERYMTTDYRPVTAKAQELFQGIYIPTPEDWKQLREQVMQNGLYHAYRLAIAPTASISYIQNATSSVMPIVEQIETRTYANSTTYYPMPYLRPDNVFYYKSAYQMDQFKVIDLIAEIQPHIDQGISTVLHVNSDVTTRELARSYLYAAHKGLKSLYYTRTNKLSVEECLSCSI; from the coding sequence TTGCGGCATATTGAACTGAACAACATGTTGATGAAGAGAGACGAAAGCGGCTTTTTCCAATTGGATAAGGACCAGGAGGCAGTAGCCGAGTTCATGCGGGATGTGGAGCGGCGCAGCCTGACCTTCACAACTACCAAAGCGAAGATTGATTATATGATTGCCAATGATTACTACGAGGACCTGTACGACCGTTACTCCGCTGCTGAGATGGAGGATGTCTACCGGATCGCCCATGAATATAATTTCCGCTTCCCTTCCTATATGGCGGCTTCCAAGTTCTATACAGATTATGCCGTCAAAAGCAATGACCGTAAGCAGTACCTGGAGCATTATCCGGACCGCGTAGCGGTAGTGGCTCTGCATCTGGGACGGGGCAACGTGGAAACTGCCCGTACACTGGCCCGCTCGATGATGGAACAGCGCCTGCAGCCGGCGACACCAACCTTCCTCAATGCCGGCAAAAGCCGCCGCGGGGAGATGGTCTCCTGCTTCCTGCTGGAGATGGACGATTCGCTGAATTCGATCAACTATGTGCTGAACACCTGCATGCAGCTGTCGAAGATCGGCGGCGGTGTTGCCGTCAATCTGTCCAAGCTGCGCTCGCGCGGTGAGACGATTAAGGGTGTAGAGGATGCAGCCAAGGGTATCATGCCTGTCCTGAAGCTCATGGAAGACGGCTTCTCCTACGCTGACCAGATGGGTCAGCGCAAGGGTTCGGGCGCGGCTTATTATAATATTTTTGGCTGGGATGTACTCGAATTCCTGGACAGCAAGAAGATTAACGCCGACGAACGGACACGCCTGAAGACGTTGTCTATCGGCCTGATCGTGCCTAACCGCTTCTACAAGCTCGCACAGGATAATCAGCCGCTGCATGTGTTCGCTCCTTACACAGTCTATCAGGCGTATGGTACGCACCTGGATGACATGGATCTGGACGTAATGTATGACACCCTGCTCGCTGATCCGCGCGTGAAGAAAAGAATCGCCATGAGCGCACGTGACATGCTGACCAAAATCGCCATGATCCAGCTTGAATCGGGCTATCCATATATTATGAACAAGAGCAATGCCAACGCTGCTCATGCCCTGCGGAATGTGGGTCAGATTAAGATGTCCAACCTGTGCACCGAGATTTTCCAATTGCAGGAGACTTCGGAGATTAACGATTACGGACAGCAGGACGAGATCCGCCGCGATATTAGCTGCAACCTGGCTTCGCTGAATATCGTGAATGTGATGGAGCACGGCAAGATCCGTGAATCCGTCCACGAAGGTATGCTCGCACTGACGGCTGTCAGCGATATGACAACTGTCTCCAACGCTCCAGGCGTGGCTAAGGCGAACAAAGAAATGCACTCCGTGGGTCTGGGCGTAATGAACCTGCACGGTTATTTTGCCAAGAACAAGGTGGCTTATGAGAGTGAGCAGGCCCGTGATTTCGCACGCACCTTCTTCATGACGATGAACTATCATTCGATTGAGAAGAGCATGGAGATCGCCGCCGAGACAGGTGAGACCTTCTATGGCTTCGAGCAGTCCGACTACGCCAGCGGCGTATATTTCGAGCGCTATATGACTACAGACTACCGTCCGGTTACGGCAAAAGCGCAGGAATTGTTCCAAGGCATCTATATTCCTACTCCTGAGGACTGGAAGCAGCTGCGTGAGCAGGTTATGCAGAACGGATTGTACCATGCCTACCGTCTGGCGATTGCGCCGACCGCAAGCATTTCGTACATCCAGAATGCCACCTCCAGCGTAATGCCGATTGTAGAGCAGATCGAGACCCGCACCTATGCCAACTCGACAACCTACTACCCGATGCCTTACCTGCGTCCGGACAATGTGTTCTATTATAAATCCGCCTACCAGATGGACCAGTTCAAGGTGATTGATCTGATTGCGGAAATTCAGCCCCATATCGACCAGGGCATCTCGACGGTCCTGCATGTGAACAGTGATGTAACGACCCGTGAGCTGGCCCGCTCTTACCTATATGCGGCGCATAAAGGGCTGAAATCCCTGTACTACACCCGGACCAATAAACTGTCTGTCGAGGAATGCCTGTCCTGCTCTATCTAA
- the nrdF gene encoding class 1b ribonucleoside-diphosphate reductase subunit beta, with translation MSAIQAVNWNRPDDDFSLMFWNQNIMQFWTDDEIPLSDDKMSWLTLSEIEKDSYMKVLGGLTLLDTIQGGVGMPQIMEHVDGLQRKAVLGFMGMMEQIHAKSYSSIFTTLASTEQIDGIFRWVEDNTFLQFKAQTISEYYQKIETKKDLYLAMSASVLLESYLFYSGFFYPLYLAGQGKMTCSGEIIDLILRDESIHGVYVGVLAQEIFEELSEEDQSDVYQTLVGLLRLLHANEEQYTEQIYAPIGLVEEVKTFLRYNANKAMMNLGHDPLFDEEEINPIVQNGISTHTKQHDFFSKKGNGYVRAMNVEPLRDEDFKF, from the coding sequence ATGAGCGCAATCCAAGCCGTGAACTGGAACCGTCCCGACGACGATTTCTCGCTGATGTTCTGGAATCAGAATATTATGCAGTTCTGGACCGACGACGAAATTCCATTATCCGATGACAAAATGTCCTGGCTCACGCTGAGTGAGATTGAAAAGGACTCCTATATGAAGGTGCTGGGCGGATTGACCCTGCTGGATACGATTCAGGGCGGCGTAGGTATGCCGCAGATTATGGAGCATGTGGACGGCTTGCAGCGCAAGGCGGTCCTCGGCTTCATGGGGATGATGGAGCAGATTCATGCGAAATCCTACAGCAGTATTTTCACCACACTGGCTTCCACCGAGCAGATTGACGGGATCTTCCGCTGGGTGGAGGACAACACGTTCCTGCAGTTCAAGGCCCAGACGATCTCGGAGTATTATCAAAAGATTGAAACGAAGAAAGACCTCTATCTGGCGATGTCCGCATCGGTTCTGCTGGAGAGCTACCTGTTCTATAGCGGCTTCTTCTACCCGCTCTATCTGGCCGGACAAGGCAAAATGACCTGCAGCGGCGAGATCATTGACCTGATTCTGCGCGATGAGAGCATCCACGGCGTATATGTCGGCGTGCTTGCCCAGGAGATCTTCGAGGAGTTGTCCGAAGAAGACCAGAGCGATGTCTACCAGACCCTGGTGGGTCTGCTGCGCCTGCTGCACGCGAATGAGGAGCAATACACTGAGCAGATCTACGCGCCGATTGGTCTGGTTGAGGAAGTGAAGACGTTCCTGCGCTACAATGCCAACAAGGCGATGATGAACCTCGGCCATGATCCGCTGTTCGATGAAGAAGAGATCAACCCGATCGTGCAGAACGGGATCAGCACCCACACGAAGCAGCATGACTTCTTCTCGAAGAAGGGGAATGGGTATGTGCGGGCTATGAATGTGGAGCCTTTGCGGGATGAGGATTTTAAGTTTTAA
- a CDS encoding alpha/beta hydrolase → MAIHIQEYGDPDGDCLMVFLHGGGVSGWMWDKQVAAFAGYHCLVPDLPGHGFSREDKEFTIRSSAEELLLLIEERAKGRKIVVTGFSLGAQVLVQMLGMRPELIDHAIINSALVRPIPSASRLIGPAVRLSFPLIKYRWFAKLQAKTLYLDEEYLERYIDESRQMELKTLIRVLEENMSFRIPAGFSEAAGKILVTVGEREKSVMKSSARDLVAANPRSMGVEIPRIGHGLSLAKPELFNKLVEAWIQGGELPGECRRI, encoded by the coding sequence GTGGCTATACATATTCAGGAGTACGGAGACCCGGATGGGGATTGTCTGATGGTCTTCCTGCATGGCGGGGGCGTGAGCGGGTGGATGTGGGATAAGCAGGTGGCGGCGTTCGCTGGTTATCACTGTCTGGTCCCGGATCTGCCGGGGCACGGGTTCAGCCGGGAGGATAAGGAGTTCACGATCCGCAGCAGTGCGGAGGAGCTTCTGTTGCTCATTGAGGAGCGGGCTAAGGGACGAAAGATTGTTGTTACCGGATTCTCGCTGGGCGCACAGGTGTTGGTTCAAATGCTGGGCATGAGGCCGGAGCTGATAGATCATGCCATCATCAACAGCGCATTAGTGCGGCCGATTCCCTCTGCCAGCAGGCTGATCGGCCCGGCGGTCAGGCTCTCTTTTCCGCTGATTAAGTACAGATGGTTCGCGAAGCTACAGGCCAAGACGCTCTATCTGGATGAGGAGTATCTGGAACGGTACATTGATGAGAGCCGGCAGATGGAGCTGAAGACACTGATCCGGGTGCTGGAAGAGAATATGTCGTTCCGCATTCCAGCCGGGTTCAGTGAGGCCGCAGGCAAAATACTGGTTACTGTAGGTGAACGTGAGAAGTCTGTCATGAAGTCATCCGCCCGGGATCTTGTGGCAGCGAATCCCCGCTCCATGGGCGTGGAGATTCCCCGGATCGGACACGGCCTCTCTCTGGCGAAGCCGGAGCTGTTCAATAAGCTGGTCGAGGCCTGGATTCAAGGCGGGGAGCTGCCCGGGGAATGCAGAAGAATTTGA
- a CDS encoding ABC transporter permease: protein MINLFKMDLYRFTRNKIMYLLLLLFCAFQIFGIYMMKQYEQPVEGHPILSSLTESEFIQYTISQPPSWMLIYIAVFTIYFYMSEWNSGFSKNYISMRQARSHSVFSKMTILALFVAMMFLTLLVADGIARKLLWDQTDMGDPGTFITLLAGQFLLHWAFSLLILCIAMVTRNLLVSLSASIVLALNVIGMVMEALEKLFTDIHLTKYLLINTLVRVKDLGSTADLIHMFGVAIAAILFLSYVAVRYKIREDLT, encoded by the coding sequence ATGATTAACCTGTTCAAAATGGACCTTTACCGCTTCACGCGGAACAAGATTATGTACCTGCTGTTGCTCTTGTTCTGTGCTTTTCAGATCTTCGGCATCTATATGATGAAGCAATATGAGCAGCCAGTGGAGGGCCATCCGATACTCAGCAGCTTAACCGAGAGCGAATTCATCCAGTATACCATCTCGCAGCCGCCTTCCTGGATGCTGATCTATATCGCCGTGTTCACGATCTATTTCTATATGAGCGAATGGAACTCCGGCTTCTCCAAGAATTATATCTCCATGCGGCAGGCCAGAAGCCACTCCGTGTTCTCCAAAATGACGATTCTCGCCCTTTTCGTGGCGATGATGTTCCTGACTCTGCTGGTTGCAGACGGAATCGCGAGAAAACTGTTATGGGACCAGACAGATATGGGAGACCCGGGGACGTTCATTACATTGCTGGCGGGCCAATTCCTGCTGCACTGGGCGTTCTCGCTGCTGATTCTTTGTATAGCTATGGTTACCCGGAACCTGTTAGTTAGCTTAAGTGCCAGCATCGTTCTGGCTTTGAATGTGATCGGGATGGTAATGGAGGCACTGGAAAAGCTGTTTACGGACATTCATCTGACAAAATATCTGCTGATCAACACGCTTGTGCGGGTCAAGGATTTAGGAAGCACGGCTGACCTGATTCACATGTTTGGAGTGGCGATTGCGGCGATTCTATTCCTTAGCTATGTCGCTGTCCGGTATAAAATCAGGGAGGATCTAACCTAG
- a CDS encoding ATP-binding cassette domain-containing protein, which translates to MTDCIIELCGLTKMYQSKAAVRNANLKIYRGEIVGIIGKNGAGKSTLLKMISGHVYPTSGELHFFNRAAAGDQSFFERMGVLIEQPGLYPNVSAYENLKLLAIAYGLSDRDTTIEKLLRLVGLDPKNTAKVKSYSMGMKQRLGIAVALLGSPDVLILDEPINGLDPQGIVEIRELILELNAAGLTILISSHILEELSKIATKYAIIHQGEFAEVISKEELQQRCEERIEISVEEAREALPVLERELKITQYKVVDSRTVYVYDEHIRIRQIVQELAQHGIMVDSISRHKQSLEQYFLERTESAGERHD; encoded by the coding sequence ATGACAGATTGCATCATTGAACTATGCGGACTGACCAAGATGTACCAATCGAAAGCGGCAGTGCGGAATGCCAATCTCAAAATCTACAGAGGAGAGATTGTCGGCATCATCGGGAAGAACGGGGCGGGCAAATCTACCCTGCTCAAAATGATCAGCGGACACGTGTACCCGACCTCGGGAGAGCTGCATTTCTTCAACCGTGCGGCGGCGGGGGACCAGTCTTTTTTCGAGCGGATGGGGGTGCTGATTGAGCAGCCCGGGCTATACCCGAACGTCTCGGCCTATGAGAACCTGAAGCTGCTCGCCATTGCATATGGTCTAAGTGATAGGGATACCACGATAGAGAAATTACTGCGGCTCGTAGGACTGGACCCTAAGAATACCGCCAAAGTTAAGAGCTATTCCATGGGCATGAAGCAGCGGCTGGGAATCGCGGTGGCTCTGCTCGGAAGTCCCGATGTGCTGATTCTGGATGAGCCGATTAACGGGCTTGATCCGCAGGGGATTGTAGAGATCAGGGAGCTCATCCTGGAGCTGAACGCAGCGGGTCTGACGATTCTGATCTCCAGCCACATTCTGGAGGAGCTCTCCAAAATCGCCACCAAGTATGCCATCATCCATCAGGGAGAATTTGCCGAGGTGATCTCCAAGGAAGAATTGCAGCAGCGCTGTGAGGAACGGATCGAGATTAGCGTGGAGGAAGCCCGGGAGGCTCTCCCGGTGCTGGAGCGCGAGCTGAAGATTACACAATACAAAGTGGTGGACAGCCGGACGGTGTATGTATACGACGAGCATATCCGCATCCGGCAGATCGTCCAGGAACTGGCGCAGCATGGGATAATGGTGGATTCCATCTCAAGACATAAGCAGAGCCTGGAGCAGTATTTCCTGGAACGCACGGAAAGTGCAGGTGAACGCCATGATTAA
- a CDS encoding response regulator transcription factor, whose product MSTHLKDSGQRRRILIVEDDEHINAILHDGLTAAGYQCTQSYSGSEGMLNLAEQEYHLIVLDLMLPGLSGEAFMHRLREEMKCRVPVIVLSAKDQLDHKLDLFTLGADDYVTKPFELEELIARIHVHIQRTAAGEPVKEFRHKNLVLDCTAYSVRIHGSVLALTRQEYRIVELLVRNPSRVFTKQDLYELAWEEIYLGEDKTITVHVSNIRNKIKSHDNEAYIDTVWGIGFRLSP is encoded by the coding sequence ATGAGCACCCATCTCAAGGATAGCGGGCAGCGCAGAAGAATTCTCATCGTTGAGGATGACGAGCATATTAACGCAATTCTGCATGACGGGCTTACCGCCGCAGGATATCAGTGCACCCAGTCCTATTCTGGTAGTGAAGGGATGCTGAATCTGGCAGAGCAGGAGTATCACCTGATTGTGCTGGACCTGATGCTGCCCGGATTGTCCGGCGAGGCGTTCATGCACCGTTTGCGTGAGGAGATGAAGTGCCGGGTTCCGGTAATTGTCCTCTCAGCCAAGGATCAGCTGGATCATAAGCTGGATCTGTTCACGCTGGGCGCTGATGATTATGTGACCAAGCCCTTTGAGCTGGAGGAGCTGATTGCCCGCATCCATGTCCATATCCAGCGGACAGCTGCCGGTGAGCCGGTGAAGGAGTTCAGGCATAAAAATCTGGTACTGGACTGCACGGCCTACAGTGTCAGGATTCATGGCAGCGTGCTTGCTCTGACCCGCCAGGAATACCGGATTGTCGAGCTGCTGGTCAGGAATCCCTCCCGTGTGTTCACGAAGCAGGATCTCTATGAACTGGCCTGGGAGGAGATCTATCTGGGCGAGGATAAGACAATAACGGTACATGTCAGCAATATCCGTAATAAAATCAAATCGCATGACAACGAAGCCTATATCGATACGGTCTGGGGCATCGGCTTCCGGCTGAGTCCATGA